The region aaaaaagttgctatatataatatagcTCTAATGTGTGGGTTAGGCACACGTTATGAGTTTGAGCGCCACCGGCCCTTGGGAATTTCTCGattatatgaaaagaatgaTAGAATGATACATGACAAATTTGTATTCGACATTGTTATCACAACAGGGCGTCACGTCATGGACTTaatcatagtttttttttttttttttttggggtgggggtgggggtggttcTTTTTCTGGTATGAGATTACCAAAATTTGTCAACAAACCAAACCTTttctatttattgtaatttaaACATATATGTGAAGTTCCAAACGATAAATCAAGACTGCACCATTGATAGGATGTTTTTGGTGAGCGACTAGGCTGCTATCATCGATGAGGTTTAAAACTAACGTAGGATGTTTATTTATTGAAACATGCTTTTCTTCTTTTCGTGTTTATAATAAGTAGGGACTGCAATCAAGGGCGGAACCAGGGTTTTAAGTTTATTGATTCGGGTTTTAGTCTTTTTGATCAGTTATTGagttataaattaataatttgtacatattaaatgaatttcTTAAGACAAATATGTACAAGGTCTGAacaaaagctactgggttctCCCAAACCTGCTTCCTACACTCTAGCTCTGCCCCGCCCCTAACTGCGATGTGGTACTTAAAATAACTTAGAATTTGATCATCTTATGAGAACctaatataatttcttttaatctttattcgtttttttttttgggcagtTCTCTTGGTGATATTCAATAAGGCAGCTCTTTCATCTTATGAATTTCCATGTGCAAATGTGATCACACTTTTTCAGGTAACTACTTTATGTTAGATTTATTTGAGATACTGAATTATCACATGCTTTGTTCTGATTTCTTAGTATGTTGGTTAGGTATCTATCATGTTAATAGTAAGTGTTTACTAAGCAATGGCATAAAAAATATGTTGGTTAGGTATCTATTATATTTAGGGAAAATTGGCATTAAAAAAGTTGTGCACTATTGTTGCATACACCAGGTGTTTTCCGGTGAAAATGGATTTAATCAGAAAACCAGTTAGAGATTTGTTTTTATAGGGTTTGAAGACAAGTGAGACGTATCCAATCCCGAGAACTCTTTTATGAGCCCGGTCCAGAGTGTTATTGATCTCGGATAAAGCTTAGTAAGAaacaaagataaagaaaagtGATTCAAGAAgctaaaaatataaaagtaatAATCTTGTGTATATTGGTTGTTCAGTGAAAGAATGGTGTTTACAAGAGCTTGAAGAAGAAGATCCTTTCCTTTTACCCAAGCTAAGTTTATATAAGCCAATATCCAACTTTCTTAACCCTATAGTACGGGTGATGTGACATTACTGTAGCCCCAACGTTTGTATGCACAGTGGCGCTCTGATCGAGGTTGTTTGATGTGGACCCGAGTAGGTAAGAGTGGAAGCCAGCTGGGCGGGACCTGCGGAGCTCCCAAGCACCCAGTCATAGGTTTTAACCCCGGATACATCTTTCTCCCAATACAACAGACATGCAAACAGAGGCATGCAAACAGAGGCAGAGCCAGGATTTTTAGTTTACGTGTTCTGAAGTACAATTCTTTTTGCTATCCTAGAGGGGGGTGGGATGCgaaaaaaaccaacaaaaaacCTCTTGATGCAAAAGAATTGAAGTAAAGCAGAACACTTGATACAGGTGCAAATCCAACTGATGTACTTCTATCAATAATTTCTTCCATGATCGGCACAAGTTTAAGGCTTTATACCTTGTAATAGTCTTATGTGTTATGTTGCGTGTTTCTTCTTTAATGGAAATAAAATCCTCTCGGAAGGTTCTCCTTTTGCATATTTAACCTCCTTGAGCCACAGCCTAGTTCTGCTTTCTGCTGAAGTTGctgaacatacatgactaagTTATCTATTCCATTGCTTATCAATTTGTCATCATAATACTTCCGTGTTCCAATTTTAAGCATTTTCGACAGCATATGAAGAAATAGTCCATTTTTCTAGTTCCATCTCCTGGTGATAATCATGTTTGCACTGTTAAAATTTATGTAAATCAAATAGTTGAATGTGTCGGTATATGGGGCATTATACTCTTTTTGGCTTGATTgacattcttgaatcttatttaGTCTGGtcatattattttcttgatccACGTTGAAGTGCAGTGTTAATTGCTCACTAGAGCAAGATACTGCTAAAATCTGAGCTGTCATTTAGTTGAACAACACTGCATTTCTAGGAGATTTCATAATTTCAGGCTTGTAAATAAAACATATTGTGATAATAATATGCAGATGCTAAGTTCGAGTTTGATTCTCTATGCTTTGAGGCGCTGGAAAGTTATATCTTTCACAGTTCAAGATTCAAATACTGTGGTTAAGCACACAACAAACCTCGTACCATTTAAGACAGTACTGCATTGCACTCCTGTGGCATTATCATATTTGCTTTACATGGTAAGTGTTAAGTCTTCTAGTAGCGTTTCTTCTTAGTTTTTCGGTTGTTTCTTAAGTAAATctgcaacaatttttttatcCGGCAGCTGGTTTCTATGGAATCCATTCGTGGAATTAGTGTTCCTATGTACACCACTTTGAGACGGACAAGTGTTGTTTTTACAATGATGGCAGAGTATTTTTTGGCACGAAAAAAATATTCATCACATGTTGTTGCATGGTGAGCAATCATTCTAGCTATTGCttccttttaattatttttacataaATAAGACAAAGAAATACCTAGTTGCTCCGACAATACCCAATTTATATGACGCTTTTCGCTTCTCAAGATTCAAACTATACAAACTTTggcaatattttaaaatgtatgTTTTCATCATATTGACATGAAAAGCATTGTCACTTATTGTAATTCTTGATAGTTTTTaagtatctaaattttaattttaaacattGAGATGATCTATTCCAATTTAACTTCGAAAtaagtcaaattgactctcgataAGCGAAAAATGTCAGATAAATTGGGACTAAGAAGCATTACTTAGCTGCCAGAATTTGCCAattcagtttttattttatgatatcAGTTAAACCAGTTTCACATTCAAGTCATTAATATGATCTTTCTTgaatatggatgttttaagggGATCAAGGTCAAGGACTCAAGTTTTATCCTGTTGGAACATATGAATTgtggcaaaaaagaaaaactacaTTTGGAACATAAGAATTgtggcaaaaaagaaaaactacaTTATCTTATTTTAGGTTTTGTGTCTTTATGAGGTTTTTACATGTAGAACTttactattttaattttgttgtgtGCTTATGAAATACTTATAAAGGTCTCATCAGTGTAGGAATAATCATGCTTGGTGCATTTGTTGCTGGTGCTCGGGACCTGTCATTTGACTACTACAGCTATATCATTGTTTTCGTCTCGAACATAACTACAGCAATATACCTGGCTTGTATATCTAGCATTGGTATATATCTCTATTCTTTTTGGGCTTAATTTCTTCTCAGATGCCTTTTCTTGAGTTTCATCGACGAGTTTTTGATATATTCTGAAATCTCTAATTTAGGAGAATCGAGTGGCCTTAACAGCTTCGGCCTGATGTGGTGTAATGGTGAGAAAACGATATACTATATTGACTGAGTCTATAGCGGCTTGATTTAATAATGTGAAAAACTCTGCAGGTATAATATGTACTCCAATTTTGCTACTTTGGACAGCATACAGAGGCGATTTAGAAGCTACAAGAAATTTTCCATACTTGTATACCCCCGGCTTTCaggtgttttattttataaaattctaTTTCAAATTGTTCTGCTGGTTATTGTCTTCTTTCACTAAACTAACATAGGTACTTCAAGCTGTAGTTGCCTTTTTCCATTCGtaatttttcttgataaaaTGACTATTGAATAATAAGCTGACCCAAAATTGCCACTCCGAATGCCATGAAATGCTTTATTTATATTAACAACATGTCCCTGTTATGCTTTATTGCCGTaatttaatttctattttttcttccCGCTGTATCCCCCTTTTTATCTTGACAAAGTGAATAAGTCCTGTATATGCAATTATGGTGCTCTCACCTTGTTTACTGGTGATACTTGTCttcaaaatggaagaaaaagagcAAATAGTTAGAGAAAAAGTACAAACACAGCCGTAGTTAGAGCATTAGTGGAATTCTGGCGCTAAGAATTAGCTATATTTATGTAAATAAATGGTTATTGAGTTATTTAACCCTTTAAATAAAGGTAATTTTTTGGAGGACCAACTAGCTGATTAGTTCTATAGAGGAGCTCATTTGGTGTCCTCGAAGGTAGAAAATCACATGGAGAGAAGTTTGGTAGTTAACTTTCAAGAGGAGTTTGAAATCACATGATGCTCTATCTGCTCGTAACTTTCAAGAGGGGTTTCCGTGCCTTTATTACTTTGAGATTCGTTCAAAATAACAAATTATGAACATGTCTCAGTTTGACCACTTAATTTTGGAATGCAGTATGTTTCGAGTTGAACTATTTCAGTACATTCTACAAGTCTTTTCCTGTAGAACGTTTCCATATCAGTTCATCGTCCATACCTTTTTGAGGATAAATCTATTATTCGGAGTATCGTTGGAAAACTTTGTAAACATGAACTCTAGTAGAACATCAGCCTTTTGGGCTCatccttttgtttttttgaaattgtttcCTCTCAAACTAAAGCGATGTGCAAGTTAAAATATTCCTAACAAATCTACATGATCGTTTTTTTCCTACAAGATGCTATAAGTAATAAGACAATTTAATTTCCCAAAAACAGGAACTGATGCATCCCAATTGAGGTTATAACTCAAGTATGggtatttttcatttgtttaagGTCAAGGGGAAGCGTCACACTCCAAAAGGGTGTGATGTAGGCAATTTACCCTGACACAAGCACCCAAACACCTCCGATCCGAAATCAACCTTTGTGAACAACAATAACTACGCCTCAATCCCGTGAAAGTTGAGGTCAGCTAAATGAATCCTCATTGATCATGTCGCTCAAAAGCAACCTTTGTGATATGACTATTCTGGTTATTCACTAAGCATAGTTCTGCCTTTCTCTCTGctctttttttttgactaagtcACATTTATTGATCTTAATATTCAAAGTGAGACTCCTTAActctataattcttttttaaaattatctttATCTGTTAATTTCTTACATCTTTGCAGGCTGTGATTTTTCTGTCATGTGCTCTGGCTTTCTTATTGAACTATTCCGTATTCCTAAATACAACTATCAATTCTGCACTAACACAGACAGTCTGCGGAAATCTCAAGGTGTGTTATATGTTTCTCCAATCTATTATGAGGATTTTGCATGAACATCAATTGTGGAACTTTTTACGATTCACTAGAGTAGCAGCAGCATTTTACTGTTAGCCAGTGGTGCATTTGATATATGTACCATCTTATCGTCTTATGAATGACTTGTTTCATGTATATGTGCTCTTTTGTAACGACTAATGACTTTCATGTAGGACTTGTTTACTGTTGGATTTGGCTGGATAGTTTTCAGAGAACTTCCATTTGATCTGGTTAGTACACAACATACATTTCAACATTTATTATTAGTTTCTACAATTACTGATATATATTACCATTTTTTCAATGACAGTTGAATATTGTTGGCCAATGTCTTAGCTTTCTGGGATCTTGTCTGTATGCTTACTGTAAACTCAAAGGCATTTAGCTGCCTAAATGATGTATCATCATCTTGGAGGAATTATAGCTATAGATCCATAATATATTCAATATTTTCTCTATATCTTGGGTGGAAATACCTCAATTTGCATGAAGAATGTGTGGAAATTTCCAGTTGCAGATGGTTTGAGAATACCAAAGGACTTTACCAAATTTTGGGAGTTTATTgaacaaaataattattcaacaaaaaatttaGAACAGTTATTAAAACAAAACACTGGAATGCAAAATgacttactccctccgtttcataataagtggtggTATTATGGGTAATTTTTATGACACCCTTTTTTGAAATTGCTTAtttactcctatatatataaaaattaaaataggtgatgtggcacctctcttgtttttactaacttacccatAATTAAATTTTACTCTCTTTCCTAGAAAAActacttaatgattcttgattatataaatatgggtaattttggaagaacaagatcattttctttttgaaatccCAAAGCAacacttattttaaaacaaaatgatataccTAAAACATCATTTATTTAGGGCCTGtctggaaagccacctggtaattggaattggtgtaattactagggtagtaattacacaaccAAGTAATTACACAACCAAGTAATTACACAAGAATATGTAATTTACAACGAAAATACCGTTtatttgtcataacgtaattacacTAAGTGTAACTTTTTACAAGCTATCtttgttgtttggttgcacaagtgtaattacacagttagtttaatttaaaaataaaatttaattataaaaaatttaaaattaatatttaaaaaaatatttgcctttataaatgatattaaattagttatttaataacacattgtttcttgaagatatattaattaataatcatatatatttgtaactaatattgtaaaaaaataatggatatatatttttcaaattaatagtatttaattttaattaattataaaacttaaaagaagacaaattaatagtatttttttttttttgagaacgtcatggattggatgtttgacaaaaatataatatttataaatataatgtcataatgttattcaaatgtttgacacaaaaaatccatcaaatgcaagtgaaaaataaacaacatgcaatgtgaaagcaaataacttaaaattgaaaatataacctaaattcaaaaatccaaaagaaaaagtttaacataatactcttatgtcaaattccaacattacataagtaagttccaacgtaacttaagtaaatcattcaaaagaaagggaaaatacaAGTCTATAACCtaattcacaacgaaattctactttaataacgtcactcgttatataccaagtttgttaatgattcattctttccaatattaaaaggtgtagttttcaaaattagaataataacatggttatgctaaatgaataaaataaaaaaataaaaaaatacgatcaattacatggaatc is a window of Lycium ferocissimum isolate CSIRO_LF1 chromosome 12, AGI_CSIRO_Lferr_CH_V1, whole genome shotgun sequence DNA encoding:
- the LOC132040490 gene encoding UDP-N-acetylglucosamine transporter UGNT1-like isoform X1; amino-acid sequence: MVSMESSKSEPQNLPISAKKSPTAMTKKGVYVAISYMACAVLLVIFNKAALSSYEFPCANVITLFQMLSSSLILYALRRWKVISFTVQDSNTVVKHTTNLVPFKTVLHCTPVALSYLLYMLVSMESIRGISVPMYTTLRRTSVVFTMMAEYFLARKKYSSHVVACVGIIMLGAFVAGARDLSFDYYSYIIVFVSNITTAIYLACISSIGESSGLNSFGLMWCNGIICTPILLLWTAYRGDLEATRNFPYLYTPGFQAVIFLSCALAFLLNYSVFLNTTINSALTQTVCGNLKDLFTVGFGWIVFRELPFDLLNIVGQCLSFLGSCLYAYCKLKGI
- the LOC132040490 gene encoding UDP-N-acetylglucosamine transporter UGNT1-like isoform X2, yielding MLSSSLILYALRRWKVISFTVQDSNTVVKHTTNLVPFKTVLHCTPVALSYLLYMLVSMESIRGISVPMYTTLRRTSVVFTMMAEYFLARKKYSSHVVACVGIIMLGAFVAGARDLSFDYYSYIIVFVSNITTAIYLACISSIGESSGLNSFGLMWCNGIICTPILLLWTAYRGDLEATRNFPYLYTPGFQAVIFLSCALAFLLNYSVFLNTTINSALTQTVCGNLKDLFTVGFGWIVFRELPFDLLNIVGQCLSFLGSCLYAYCKLKGI